Proteins co-encoded in one Streptococcus ruminicola genomic window:
- the pgsA gene encoding CDP-diacylglycerol--glycerol-3-phosphate 3-phosphatidyltransferase: MKIDFTKKENIPNLLTLGRIVLIPVFILILCIWNSVAGHAVAAVVFALASITDYLDGYLARKWQVVTNFGKFADPLADKMLVMTAFIMLVELGMVPAWIAAIIICRELAVTGLRLLLVENGGTVLAAAMPGKIKTFTQMFSIIFLLLHFSMIGTLLLYVALIFTIYSGYDYFKGAGFLFKDTFK; this comes from the coding sequence ATGAAAATCGATTTTACAAAAAAAGAAAACATTCCTAATTTGTTAACATTAGGTCGTATTGTTTTGATTCCAGTATTTATCTTGATTCTTTGTATCTGGAATAGCGTGGCTGGACATGCTGTTGCAGCAGTTGTTTTTGCGCTAGCAAGTATTACAGACTACTTAGATGGATACCTTGCAAGAAAATGGCAAGTTGTTACAAACTTTGGTAAATTTGCTGATCCATTGGCTGATAAAATGTTAGTGATGACAGCGTTTATTATGTTAGTTGAATTGGGAATGGTTCCTGCATGGATTGCTGCGATTATTATTTGTCGTGAGTTAGCAGTAACTGGTCTTCGTTTACTACTTGTTGAAAATGGTGGAACAGTTTTAGCAGCTGCTATGCCTGGTAAAATCAAAACATTTACTCAAATGTTTTCAATTATTTTCTTACTTTTGCATTTTTCAATGATTGGAACACTTTTGCTTTATGTCGCTTTGATTTTCACAATTTACTCAGGATATGATTATTTCAAAGGGGCAGGATTCCTCTTTAAGGACACATTTAAATGA
- a CDS encoding energy-coupling factor ABC transporter ATP-binding protein: MGITLEGVNYTYQAGTPFEGRALFDINLTIKEGSYTAFIGHTGSGKSTIMQLLNGLNVPTEGAVIVDDIKITANSKNKEIKPVRKKVGLVFQFPESQLFEETVLKDVAFGPQNFGVSIEEAEQLAREKLAMVGIHEEFFEKNPFELSGGQMRRVAIAGILAMEPEVLVLDEPTAGLDPKGRRELMTLFKELHQNGMTIVLVTHLMDDVANYADYVNVLEGGKLVRSGYPKEVFQDVAFLESKQLGVPKITKFAQQLVKRGLHLETLPITIEEFAEVVKHG, translated from the coding sequence ATGGGAATTACTCTTGAAGGCGTAAATTATACATATCAAGCGGGGACACCTTTTGAAGGGCGTGCCCTTTTTGACATTAATCTTACTATAAAAGAAGGCTCATATACAGCCTTTATCGGCCACACTGGGTCAGGTAAGTCAACAATCATGCAACTTTTGAATGGCCTTAACGTCCCTACAGAAGGGGCTGTTATTGTTGATGATATTAAGATTACGGCAAACTCAAAAAATAAAGAAATAAAACCCGTCCGTAAAAAGGTTGGACTGGTCTTTCAATTTCCTGAAAGCCAACTTTTTGAGGAAACAGTTCTTAAAGATGTGGCATTTGGACCACAAAATTTTGGTGTTTCTATAGAAGAAGCTGAACAGTTAGCACGTGAAAAACTTGCCATGGTAGGAATTCATGAAGAATTTTTTGAAAAGAATCCTTTTGAGCTATCTGGTGGTCAAATGCGTCGTGTGGCTATTGCTGGGATTCTAGCTATGGAACCAGAGGTTTTGGTTTTAGATGAACCGACTGCTGGCCTAGACCCTAAGGGACGCCGTGAATTGATGACTTTATTTAAAGAATTGCATCAAAATGGCATGACAATTGTTTTAGTGACTCATTTAATGGATGATGTTGCCAATTATGCTGATTATGTTAATGTTCTTGAAGGTGGCAAATTGGTCCGCTCAGGCTACCCTAAAGAAGTCTTCCAAGATGTTGCATTTCTTGAAAGTAAACAACTTGGTGTTCCTAAAATTACGAAATTTGCTCAACAACTTGTCAAACGCGGCTTACATTTAGAAACTTTACCAATTACTATAGAAGAATTTGCAGAGGTGGTGAAACATGGATAA
- the yfmF gene encoding EF-P 5-aminopentanol modification-associated protein YfmF has product MKIVDGVELHLIKNEKFKMNHITFRFSGEFSQKTVARRVLVAQILATANEKYPTAQRFRERLASLYGATLSTKVSTKGLVHIVDIELAFMKNQYVMTKENLLEEVIEFLYQVLFSPLVTVEQYQSKLFELEQANLINYLKADKDDSFYSSELGLKKLFFTNPAFQTSKYGTAELAVAENSYTAFQEFQKMLREDRLDIFLLGEFDDYRMLQLFNRFPFEDRQKDLVFDYQQEFSNIVQEKLEVREVNQSVLQLGYSFPTRYGDKDYFTLLVFNGLFGGFAHSRLFTEVREKEGLAYTIGSHFDIFTGLLNVYAGIDKKNRNRAMQLINKQFSTIKTGRFSEALLKQTKKMLQVNLKLAGDSPKVLIERSYNGQYLKNHYSVDDMIDNIDKISKADVMQLTRKIKLQALYFLEGK; this is encoded by the coding sequence ATGAAAATAGTTGATGGTGTTGAATTACATCTAATCAAAAATGAAAAATTCAAAATGAACCACATTACCTTTCGGTTTTCAGGAGAGTTCAGCCAAAAAACGGTAGCCAGACGTGTTTTGGTGGCTCAGATTTTAGCAACGGCTAATGAGAAATACCCGACGGCACAGCGTTTTAGAGAGCGTTTGGCAAGCCTTTATGGAGCGACTTTGTCAACCAAGGTATCAACTAAGGGATTGGTTCATATTGTTGATATTGAACTAGCTTTCATGAAAAATCAGTATGTGATGACTAAAGAAAATCTCTTGGAAGAAGTGATTGAATTTTTATATCAAGTTCTTTTCTCACCACTTGTAACAGTTGAGCAATATCAGTCTAAATTATTTGAGCTTGAGCAAGCAAATTTAATTAATTATTTAAAAGCTGATAAGGATGATAGCTTTTATAGTAGTGAGCTGGGTCTTAAAAAACTTTTCTTTACGAACCCAGCTTTTCAAACATCAAAATATGGGACAGCTGAATTAGCAGTTGCTGAAAATTCTTACACAGCTTTTCAAGAATTTCAAAAGATGCTTCGTGAAGATCGTTTGGACATCTTTTTATTAGGGGAGTTTGATGATTATCGCATGTTACAATTGTTCAATCGATTTCCTTTTGAAGACCGTCAAAAAGATTTAGTATTTGACTACCAACAAGAATTTAGCAACATCGTTCAAGAAAAATTAGAAGTCAGAGAAGTCAATCAATCTGTTTTGCAGTTAGGTTATTCTTTTCCAACTAGATATGGTGACAAGGATTACTTTACACTTCTTGTCTTTAATGGCTTGTTTGGAGGCTTTGCTCATTCTCGCTTATTTACAGAGGTTCGTGAGAAAGAAGGGCTTGCTTATACCATTGGAAGTCATTTTGACATCTTTACAGGTTTACTGAATGTTTACGCTGGTATTGACAAGAAGAATCGCAATCGAGCGATGCAATTAATTAATAAACAATTTTCAACGATTAAGACGGGTCGCTTTTCGGAAGCACTCCTTAAACAAACGAAGAAAATGCTGCAAGTTAATTTAAAATTGGCAGGAGACTCTCCAAAAGTATTGATTGAACGTAGTTACAATGGTCAATATTTGAAGAATCATTACAGCGTTGACGATATGATTGACAACATTGACAAGATTAGTAAAGCTGATGTAATGCAACTAACTAGAAAGATTAAACTGCAAGCACTGTATTTTTTGGAGGGAAAGTAA
- a CDS encoding transglycosylase SLT domain-containing protein, giving the protein MYSRITKAKHRKIRNIIVSILGAILVVAMVVVLIPKIEAFAETITTRSEAGAAKVVSTSSESSEVSSTSISSTAADSEESSSSSSEETEEVEASSTEEVQESEASYAEAAPAIDNTTTVAATTPSSTTAQTAPSVASNGNTAGAVGSDAAAQMAAATGVPQSTWEAIIARESNGDPTVANASGASGLFQTMPGWGSTATVQDQIATAIKVYNTQGLSAWGY; this is encoded by the coding sequence ATGTATAGTAGGATTACTAAAGCAAAACATAGAAAAATTAGAAATATTATTGTCAGCATCCTTGGAGCTATTTTAGTTGTAGCGATGGTTGTTGTCCTTATTCCAAAAATAGAAGCATTCGCAGAAACTATTACAACTCGCTCAGAAGCCGGAGCTGCGAAAGTTGTATCAACAAGTTCTGAAAGCTCTGAAGTGTCATCAACAAGTATCAGTTCAACTGCAGCAGACTCAGAAGAGTCTAGCAGTAGCTCATCAGAAGAAACTGAAGAAGTTGAGGCATCTTCTACCGAAGAGGTTCAAGAATCAGAAGCAAGTTATGCTGAGGCTGCTCCAGCTATTGATAATACAACGACTGTAGCTGCGACTACACCATCTTCAACGACAGCCCAAACGGCACCTTCAGTAGCTTCAAATGGTAATACAGCAGGTGCTGTTGGTTCAGATGCTGCTGCCCAAATGGCTGCCGCAACAGGTGTTCCACAATCAACTTGGGAAGCTATCATTGCACGTGAATCTAATGGAGATCCAACGGTTGCCAATGCTTCAGGAGCATCTGGTTTATTCCAGACTATGCCAGGTTGGGGATCAACTGCAACAGTTCAAGATCAAATTGCAACAGCAATTAAAGTTTACAATACTCAAGGACTATCAGCTTGGGGATACTAA
- a CDS encoding helix-turn-helix domain-containing protein, which yields MREETIGEILRKGRVAKNLTLEDVEEKTAIPSPHLLALELEKFKLIPKDEVETYLQQYAELVDVDAAELLKRYRAQVFASSIETAPVVAEDEKITIVPSHKKVAKTAPVSVSKPKPEPEQTDDFGVGSRSSRYKSSEKTATYLPIILLCLVALGILAFVSFVTWTQLQSDSNQAKPSYSVVHSSSSSSSSTPESSSTSESSSSEEKSLKMETEGGGSNLTVNLSNVTDSLTVDISLAGADSSWVSVSNSEAGDAGTLLSSTGVSSYSATLPAGTKTSVITLGVTAGVNVAINGQAVDTSALTSTTLSYITINIQ from the coding sequence ATGAGAGAAGAAACGATTGGTGAAATCTTAAGAAAAGGTCGAGTTGCCAAAAACTTGACACTAGAAGATGTTGAAGAAAAAACAGCAATTCCTTCACCACATCTTTTAGCATTAGAGTTAGAAAAATTTAAATTAATTCCTAAAGATGAAGTTGAAACTTACCTTCAACAATATGCGGAATTGGTAGATGTAGATGCAGCAGAACTATTAAAGCGCTATCGAGCACAAGTATTTGCATCAAGTATTGAAACAGCACCAGTAGTTGCTGAGGATGAGAAAATTACAATCGTACCAAGTCATAAAAAAGTAGCTAAAACAGCTCCAGTTTCAGTTTCTAAACCTAAACCTGAGCCTGAACAGACAGATGATTTTGGTGTTGGTTCACGTTCAAGTCGTTATAAAAGTTCAGAAAAAACAGCAACTTATCTTCCGATTATTCTGCTTTGCTTAGTTGCCTTAGGAATTTTAGCTTTTGTTTCATTTGTCACTTGGACACAGCTTCAAAGTGATAGCAATCAAGCCAAGCCAAGCTACTCTGTTGTTCACAGTTCATCATCAAGTAGCTCATCAACTCCAGAAAGTTCATCAACCAGTGAATCTTCTTCATCTGAAGAAAAATCATTGAAGATGGAAACTGAAGGAGGTGGAAGCAATTTAACGGTTAATCTATCAAATGTTACAGATAGTTTGACAGTTGACATCAGCTTAGCTGGTGCTGATAGCAGTTGGGTTTCTGTAAGCAATTCAGAAGCTGGCGATGCTGGAACACTTCTTTCTTCAACAGGAGTTTCAAGCTATTCAGCAACCCTTCCTGCAGGTACAAAAACATCTGTGATTACACTAGGAGTCACTGCAGGCGTTAACGTTGCAATCAATGGTCAAGCAGTAGATACATCAGCTTTGACAAGCACAACATTAAGTTACATTACAATTAATATTCAATAA
- a CDS encoding energy-coupling factor transporter transmembrane component T family protein, whose translation MDKLILGRYVPGDSLIHRLDPRSKLLSMILYIIIVFWANNLVTNLLMIAFTLGVVFLSKIKLSFFLKGVRPMIGIILFTTLFQMFFTHGGETYFQFGILKITSYGFNQAILIFMRFVLIIFFSTLLTLTTTPLSLADAVESLLKPFVRFKVPAHEIGLMLSLSLRFVPTLMDDTTRIMKAQRARGVDFGEGNLIQKVKSIIPILIPLFASSFKRADALALAMEARGYQGGDGRTKYRILQWKIKDSVTILLVIILGILLFYLKES comes from the coding sequence ATGGATAAATTAATACTTGGTCGTTATGTACCTGGAGATTCGTTAATTCACCGTTTAGACCCTCGTAGTAAACTTCTTTCAATGATTTTATACATTATCATTGTTTTCTGGGCCAATAACCTTGTGACCAATCTATTGATGATTGCTTTTACTTTAGGGGTTGTCTTCCTATCGAAGATTAAACTTAGCTTCTTCTTAAAAGGAGTTCGTCCGATGATTGGAATTATTTTATTCACGACCCTGTTTCAAATGTTCTTTACACACGGTGGTGAGACCTATTTCCAATTTGGTATTTTGAAAATTACTAGCTATGGGTTTAATCAAGCAATATTAATTTTCATGCGTTTTGTTTTGATTATCTTCTTTTCAACGCTATTAACCTTGACGACAACGCCTTTAAGTCTTGCTGATGCTGTGGAATCATTGTTGAAGCCATTTGTTCGTTTTAAGGTTCCTGCTCACGAAATCGGCTTAATGCTGTCTTTGAGCTTACGTTTTGTCCCAACATTGATGGATGATACGACACGCATTATGAAAGCTCAGCGAGCGCGTGGGGTTGATTTTGGTGAAGGAAATCTCATTCAAAAGGTTAAATCAATCATTCCAATCCTTATTCCGCTCTTTGCATCAAGCTTTAAACGTGCAGATGCTTTGGCTCTTGCTATGGAAGCACGTGGCTATCAAGGCGGAGATGGGCGTACAAAATACCGAATTTTACAATGGAAAATCAAAGATTCGGTGACCATTTTGCTTGTCATAATTTTAGGAATTCTCTTATTTTATCTTAAAGAAAGCTAA
- the yaaA gene encoding S4 domain-containing protein YaaA, giving the protein MEYKLFDDYITLQALLKELGIIQSGGAIKAYLAETTVLFNGEDEKRRGKKIRLGDVVSIPEDGITIDIIAPTDEEKKEHLEALAEKARVAAIVKELNAKNKKDKKQNQAKKQAKPTKERKPVRFPGT; this is encoded by the coding sequence ATGGAATACAAATTATTTGATGACTATATTACCTTACAAGCTTTACTAAAAGAACTAGGTATTATCCAAAGCGGTGGTGCTATTAAAGCCTATTTAGCAGAAACAACCGTTCTCTTCAACGGTGAAGATGAAAAACGTCGTGGTAAAAAAATTCGTCTCGGTGATGTTGTAAGCATTCCAGAAGACGGTATCACTATCGACATTATCGCGCCGACAGATGAAGAAAAGAAAGAACATCTTGAAGCCTTAGCTGAAAAAGCTCGTGTTGCTGCTATCGTTAAAGAATTAAACGCTAAAAATAAAAAAGATAAGAAACAAAATCAAGCGAAAAAACAAGCAAAGCCAACTAAAGAACGCAAACCCGTTCGCTTCCCAGGAACTTAA
- a CDS encoding HAD hydrolase-like protein, producing the protein MKSILFDLDGTLVNSSPGIKAAFNYAFEKLQLPLQTDKQLSTFIGPPLEVTFGHYFEQADEVNHAIKTFRDYYGEKGVHQVSLYTGIAEALQELNDLNYSLFVTTSKHQPMANLMLTELGIISHFKKVYGSTPEHFHKADVIKACLTEQGIQAHEAVIIGDTKFDMIGGQKTGVRRLGVTWGFGSLESLQEHGAESICHHPYDIKKALSSL; encoded by the coding sequence ATGAAATCTATCTTATTTGACCTTGATGGAACACTAGTAAATTCAAGTCCTGGTATTAAAGCAGCATTTAATTATGCTTTTGAAAAGTTACAACTACCTTTACAAACTGACAAACAGTTGTCAACATTTATCGGACCTCCTCTAGAAGTCACTTTTGGTCATTATTTTGAGCAAGCCGACGAGGTTAATCATGCTATCAAAACTTTTAGAGATTACTATGGTGAAAAAGGAGTCCACCAAGTCTCTCTTTACACTGGTATCGCAGAAGCTCTACAAGAATTAAATGACTTAAATTACTCACTATTTGTTACCACAAGTAAACACCAACCTATGGCTAACTTGATGTTAACAGAGCTTGGTATTATTTCACACTTTAAAAAAGTTTATGGGTCTACTCCCGAGCACTTCCATAAAGCTGATGTGATTAAGGCCTGTCTAACTGAACAAGGCATTCAAGCGCATGAAGCTGTTATCATTGGTGATACGAAGTTCGATATGATTGGTGGGCAAAAAACAGGAGTTCGCAGACTTGGGGTAACCTGGGGATTTGGTAGCCTAGAAAGTTTACAAGAACATGGGGCAGAAAGCATCTGTCACCATCCATATGATATTAAAAAAGCACTATCATCTTTATAG
- a CDS encoding energy-coupling factor ABC transporter ATP-binding protein: protein MTNSIDVKHLKFKYTDHQEHYTLDDLSFHVKQGEWLSIIGHNGSGKSTTVRLIDGLLAAESGQIFVEGELLTEENVWNIRHKIGMVFQNPDNQFVGATVEDDVAFGLENKGIPLEEMQARVKEALELVGMSAFADREPARLSGGQKQRVAIAGAIAMRPNIIILDEATSMLDPEGRLELIQTIKEIRDQYNMTVVSITHDLDEVALSDRVLVMKKGKVESSSTPRELFARGEELLTLGLDIPFSANLISTLKDKGFEFTENYLTEKELEDQLWELLLKA, encoded by the coding sequence ATGACAAATAGTATTGACGTCAAACATTTAAAATTCAAATATACTGATCATCAAGAACATTACACCTTAGATGATTTATCGTTTCACGTGAAACAGGGAGAATGGTTATCCATTATTGGCCATAATGGTTCAGGAAAATCAACCACAGTTCGTTTAATTGATGGGCTTTTAGCAGCTGAATCAGGTCAAATCTTTGTTGAGGGAGAACTCTTAACTGAAGAAAACGTGTGGAACATTCGTCATAAAATTGGAATGGTTTTTCAAAATCCAGATAACCAATTTGTTGGTGCGACAGTTGAAGACGATGTCGCATTTGGGTTAGAAAACAAGGGAATTCCATTAGAAGAGATGCAAGCACGTGTCAAAGAAGCCCTTGAATTAGTTGGCATGTCAGCTTTTGCTGACCGTGAACCAGCTCGTTTGTCAGGTGGACAAAAACAACGTGTGGCTATTGCAGGTGCTATTGCCATGCGTCCTAATATTATTATTTTGGATGAAGCGACTAGTATGCTTGATCCAGAAGGACGCTTAGAATTAATTCAAACAATCAAAGAGATTCGTGATCAATATAATATGACCGTTGTGTCTATCACTCATGATTTGGATGAGGTTGCGCTTAGTGATCGTGTCTTAGTCATGAAAAAAGGAAAAGTTGAGTCAAGCTCAACCCCACGCGAACTTTTTGCTAGAGGAGAAGAATTATTGACTTTGGGATTGGATATTCCTTTTTCAGCCAATCTTATCTCTACTTTAAAAGACAAAGGGTTTGAATTTACAGAGAATTATCTTACGGAAAAGGAATTAGAAGATCAGTTATGGGAATTACTCTTGAAGGCGTAA
- a CDS encoding LysM peptidoglycan-binding domain-containing protein → MQTNIFKTKSKSIKLGLAGVAAAAALIAPAVANADSYTVKSGDTLSEIAVTYNTTVEKLASTNKIANVDFITVGQILELDSEATAAATTTETAAVEAAPAATDNSAAAAPAAQAETTTTSYSSNLGTSDAQAKEIIAQRESSGSYTAQNGQYYGRYQLTMSYLNGDLSAENQERVADSYVAGRYGSWSAALAFWNANGWY, encoded by the coding sequence ATGCAAACAAATATTTTTAAAACTAAATCGAAATCTATTAAACTTGGTCTTGCCGGTGTAGCCGCAGCAGCAGCACTTATTGCCCCAGCAGTTGCTAACGCTGATTCATACACAGTAAAATCAGGTGATACACTTTCTGAAATTGCTGTAACTTACAACACTACAGTTGAAAAATTGGCTTCAACTAACAAAATCGCTAACGTTGACTTCATCACTGTAGGTCAAATCTTGGAACTAGATTCAGAAGCTACTGCAGCAGCAACTACAACTGAAACTGCAGCCGTAGAAGCAGCTCCAGCTGCTACAGATAACTCAGCGGCAGCAGCACCAGCAGCACAAGCTGAAACAACAACTACTTCTTACTCATCAAACTTGGGTACTTCAGACGCTCAAGCTAAAGAAATCATTGCTCAACGCGAATCAAGCGGTAGCTACACAGCTCAAAACGGTCAATACTATGGTCGTTACCAATTGACAATGTCATACCTAAATGGTGACTTGTCAGCTGAAAACCAAGAACGTGTTGCCGATTCATACGTAGCAGGACGTTACGGTTCATGGTCAGCAGCCCTTGCATTCTGGAATGCCAACGGTTGGTACTAA
- the yfmH gene encoding EF-P 5-aminopentanol modification-associated protein YfmH: protein MTKLVEKVFPELGETLYTAVLENGLKVFLIPKTDFQESCGMLVVNFGSLDNKFTLDKKDKHYMEGIAHFLEHKLFELEDGQDVSELFTNAGANSNAFTTFDKTCFYFSTVDHLNENLDLLQHFVADTAFTDESIEREKSIIGQEIDMYQDDADYRLYQGILENLYPKTALAQDIAGTQESIANISVADLKENHDVFYSPQEMTLLVVGNFDKDDIFKQIQESQKGKNKAAHRLERQELAYESVVPKASVQMEVTQPKLAIGLRGPALPEGESTLRQELALRLFFAMILGWTSRRYQELYESGQIDDSFDFEIEVYQNFQFLIISLDTSVPIAMATNLRQYLSKVAMSSDLEDLSEEHFEIVKKELYGDFFKSLDSIDNLSAQFINHLADEETYLAVPKLLKTLSFKEVLKRGNDFLSQSDATEFTILPK from the coding sequence GTGACAAAATTAGTTGAAAAAGTTTTCCCTGAACTTGGTGAAACTTTGTATACTGCTGTATTGGAAAATGGATTGAAAGTTTTTTTGATTCCCAAGACTGATTTTCAAGAGTCTTGTGGCATGTTGGTTGTTAATTTTGGTTCCCTTGACAACAAGTTTACACTAGATAAAAAAGATAAACATTACATGGAAGGGATTGCTCACTTTCTAGAACATAAGTTGTTTGAATTAGAAGATGGGCAAGATGTTTCTGAGCTATTTACAAACGCCGGTGCAAATAGCAATGCCTTTACAACCTTTGACAAAACATGTTTCTATTTTTCAACGGTAGATCATTTAAATGAAAACTTAGACTTGTTGCAGCATTTTGTGGCAGATACTGCCTTTACAGATGAGTCAATTGAGCGAGAAAAATCGATTATTGGTCAAGAGATTGACATGTACCAAGACGATGCGGATTATCGTCTTTATCAAGGAATTCTTGAGAATTTATATCCTAAAACGGCTCTTGCTCAAGATATTGCTGGAACTCAAGAAAGTATTGCCAATATTTCAGTAGCGGACTTGAAAGAAAATCATGATGTTTTTTATTCTCCACAGGAGATGACACTCTTAGTCGTTGGTAATTTTGATAAGGATGACATTTTTAAGCAAATTCAAGAAAGTCAAAAAGGAAAAAATAAGGCAGCTCATCGTCTTGAGCGTCAAGAATTGGCTTACGAATCTGTTGTGCCGAAGGCATCGGTTCAAATGGAAGTGACACAACCTAAGCTAGCTATTGGCTTAAGAGGTCCTGCTTTACCAGAAGGGGAATCTACCTTACGTCAAGAATTAGCCTTGAGATTATTTTTTGCAATGATTTTGGGTTGGACCTCAAGACGTTATCAAGAACTTTATGAGAGTGGTCAGATTGATGACTCATTTGATTTTGAGATTGAAGTTTATCAAAATTTCCAATTTTTGATTATTTCTCTAGATACGTCAGTGCCGATTGCTATGGCAACGAATCTACGACAATATTTAAGCAAAGTAGCAATGTCTAGTGATTTGGAGGATTTGTCAGAAGAACATTTTGAAATTGTTAAAAAAGAATTGTATGGAGACTTTTTCAAGAGTCTAGATTCAATTGATAACCTTTCGGCGCAATTTATCAATCATCTTGCTGATGAGGAAACTTATTTAGCGGTTCCTAAATTATTAAAGACTTTAAGTTTTAAAGAAGTTCTTAAAAGAGGAAATGATTTCTTAAGTCAATCAGACGCGACAGAATTCACAATCCTTCCAAAATAA
- the sdaAA gene encoding L-serine ammonia-lyase, iron-sulfur-dependent, subunit alpha: MFYSIKELVEQADKDFNGNIAELMISTETELSGRSRDEIIHIMKKNLQVMKNSVTDGLTPSKSISGLTGGDAVKMDAYLKSGKTLSDTTVLTAVRNAIAVNELNAKMGLVCATPTAGSAGCLPAVLTTAIDKLNLSEKEQLEFLFTAGAFGLVIGNNASISGAEGGCQAEVGSASAMSAAALVKAAGGSAYQASQAVAFVIKNMLGLICDPVAGLVEVPCVKRNALGSSFALVAADMALAGIESQIPVDEVVDAMYQVGSSLPTAFRETAEGGLAATPTGRRLQAKIFGE, translated from the coding sequence ATGTTTTATTCTATTAAAGAATTAGTCGAACAGGCCGATAAAGACTTTAACGGCAATATTGCTGAGCTAATGATTTCCACAGAAACAGAATTGAGCGGACGTAGCCGTGATGAAATTATTCATATCATGAAGAAAAATCTTCAAGTTATGAAAAATTCTGTTACTGATGGACTCACTCCTAGTAAATCCATTAGTGGGCTGACAGGCGGAGATGCTGTCAAGATGGATGCCTACTTGAAATCAGGTAAAACCTTGTCTGATACAACCGTTTTAACAGCTGTCCGAAACGCAATTGCTGTCAACGAACTAAACGCCAAAATGGGGCTTGTCTGTGCCACTCCAACAGCAGGCTCTGCTGGATGCCTACCTGCTGTCTTAACAACGGCTATTGATAAATTAAACCTCTCTGAAAAAGAGCAGTTAGAGTTCTTATTCACTGCTGGTGCCTTTGGGCTGGTTATTGGAAATAACGCTTCTATTTCTGGTGCTGAAGGTGGCTGTCAAGCCGAAGTCGGTTCTGCTTCAGCCATGAGCGCAGCTGCTCTTGTCAAAGCTGCTGGAGGATCTGCTTACCAAGCTAGTCAAGCTGTAGCCTTTGTCATCAAAAATATGCTAGGTTTAATCTGTGACCCTGTCGCTGGCCTTGTTGAGGTTCCTTGTGTTAAGCGTAATGCACTTGGATCTAGTTTTGCCTTAGTTGCTGCTGACATGGCCCTGGCTGGCATTGAATCACAGATTCCGGTTGACGAAGTTGTTGATGCCATGTACCAAGTAGGCTCTAGCTTACCAACAGCCTTTCGAGAAACTGCTGAAGGTGGCTTAGCTGCTACACCTACTGGTCGTCGCTTACAAGCCAAAATCTTTGGCGAATAG